The following proteins come from a genomic window of Microbacterium sp. SY138:
- the rplA gene encoding 50S ribosomal protein L1, which yields MATKSKAYKAAAEKIEADRFYTPTEAVALAKETGSTKFDSTVEVALKLAVDPRKADQMVRGTVILPHGTGKTARVIVFATGPAAEAAIAAGADEVGGAELIQKVADGWTNFDAAVSTPELMGQVGRLGKVLGPRGLMPNPKTGTVTPNPAKAVEEIKGGKIEFRVDKHANVHFVVGKASFTAEQLNENIGAALEEIVRLKPSSSKGRYIQKGAVSTTFGPGIPLDVNSI from the coding sequence ATGGCTACCAAGTCCAAGGCTTACAAGGCTGCCGCCGAGAAGATCGAGGCAGACCGTTTCTACACCCCCACCGAGGCCGTCGCCCTCGCGAAGGAGACCGGCTCGACGAAGTTCGACTCGACCGTCGAGGTCGCGCTGAAGCTCGCCGTCGACCCCCGCAAGGCGGACCAGATGGTGCGCGGCACCGTCATCCTGCCCCACGGCACCGGTAAGACCGCCCGCGTCATCGTCTTCGCCACCGGCCCCGCGGCCGAGGCTGCGATCGCCGCAGGCGCAGATGAGGTCGGCGGCGCCGAGCTCATCCAGAAGGTCGCCGATGGCTGGACCAACTTCGACGCCGCTGTCTCCACCCCGGAGCTCATGGGCCAGGTCGGTCGTCTCGGAAAGGTGCTCGGACCGCGTGGTCTGATGCCGAACCCGAAGACCGGCACCGTGACTCCGAACCCGGCCAAGGCCGTCGAGGAGATCAAGGGCGGAAAGATCGAGTTCCGCGTCGACAAGCACGCCAACGTGCACTTCGTCGTCGGCAAGGCATCCTTCACCGCAGAGCAGCTGAACGAGAACATCGGCGCAGCGCTCGAGGAGATCGTCCGCCTCAAGCCGTCGAGCTCGAAGGGCCGTTACATCCAGAAGGGTGCGGTGTCGACCACGTTCGGCCCCGGCATCCCGCTGGACGTCAACTCCATCTGA
- the rplK gene encoding 50S ribosomal protein L11 encodes MAPKKKVTGLIKLQINAGAANPAPPIGPALGQHGVNIMEFCKAYNAATESQRGNVIPVEITVYEDRSFTFVLKTPPAAELIKKAAGVPKGSATPHTVKVAKITKDQVRQIAETKQADLNANDIEAAISIIAGTARSMGITVEG; translated from the coding sequence ATGGCACCGAAGAAGAAGGTGACCGGCCTGATCAAGCTTCAGATCAACGCCGGTGCAGCCAACCCGGCGCCGCCGATCGGCCCCGCGCTCGGTCAGCATGGCGTCAACATCATGGAGTTCTGCAAGGCGTACAACGCCGCGACCGAGTCGCAGCGCGGCAACGTCATCCCCGTCGAGATCACCGTCTACGAGGACCGCAGCTTCACCTTCGTCCTGAAGACCCCGCCTGCTGCGGAGCTCATCAAGAAGGCCGCCGGCGTCCCCAAGGGCTCCGCGACCCCGCACACCGTCAAGGTCGCGAAGATCACCAAGGACCAGGTCCGTCAGATCGCCGAGACCAAGCAGGCCGACCTGAACGCGAACGACATCGAGGCCGCGATCTCGATCATCGCCGGCACCGCCCGTTCCATGGGCATCACGGTCGAGGGCTGA
- a CDS encoding HSP90 family protein, whose amino-acid sequence MSAEVQQFQVDLRGVVDLLSRHIYSSPRVYLRELLQNARDAITARREVDGGGGRIRITPLTAETGEFVLRDDGVGLTATEVADLLATVGRSSKRDIFDLPRSDYLGQFGIGLLSCFMVADTIVIRSRSARGGASVEWTGSADGTFQVAEIDEELPIGTSVHLVPRFDADELLRPAAVHELATTFGEFLPVRVTIDAAAGDIDITRDAPFLDAAQDPEAAVGYGRDLLGASPLDVIELSEPATGTRGLAYVLPFAPPPGARQATRMYLGRMLLSERVDDVLPDWAFFVRAVIDSTGLAPTASRESLVEDAALERVREQLGAGIRRWVLELGLREPHRLAQFVAVHEVGLKSLVRHDEELAHFISRWLTVETTHGTVRIGDLVERYPHIRYAQSVDEFRQVAGISPSDEVLVNGGYLYDADLIRMLPDLYPHVSVEKVDVTGELDRLDPPPLDDRDAAVALEARAGAVLDASDCSVVVRSIDRPDLAGLYVADPEVLRAIDRGRTKGVTGALWGGVLDRIDQTLSSARDDDLRARLCLNWSNRVVRALVRVQDDAVFARTVQLLYIQALLAGHHPLADADRTLMTSALADLVSLSTGLEGDTIPFGDAR is encoded by the coding sequence GTGAGCGCTGAAGTGCAGCAGTTCCAGGTGGATCTGCGCGGAGTCGTCGATCTGCTCAGCCGGCACATCTACTCCAGTCCTCGCGTGTACCTGCGAGAGCTCTTGCAGAACGCCCGCGACGCGATCACCGCCCGCCGCGAGGTCGACGGTGGCGGCGGCCGCATCCGGATCACTCCGCTGACCGCCGAGACCGGCGAGTTCGTGCTGCGCGACGACGGCGTGGGGCTGACCGCCACGGAGGTCGCCGATCTGCTGGCGACGGTCGGCCGCAGCTCCAAGCGGGACATCTTCGACCTCCCCCGCAGCGACTACCTCGGGCAGTTCGGCATCGGTCTGCTCAGCTGCTTCATGGTCGCCGACACGATCGTCATCCGCTCGCGCAGCGCCCGCGGCGGCGCCTCGGTCGAGTGGACCGGCAGTGCCGACGGCACGTTCCAGGTGGCCGAGATCGACGAGGAGCTGCCGATCGGCACCAGTGTGCACCTCGTCCCGCGCTTCGACGCCGACGAGCTGCTGCGCCCCGCCGCCGTGCACGAGCTGGCGACGACGTTCGGGGAGTTCCTGCCGGTGCGCGTCACGATCGACGCCGCCGCCGGCGACATCGACATCACCCGAGACGCTCCGTTCCTCGACGCCGCGCAGGACCCCGAAGCCGCGGTCGGCTACGGTCGGGATCTCCTCGGAGCGAGTCCGCTCGACGTCATCGAGCTGAGCGAGCCCGCCACGGGCACGCGCGGCCTCGCGTACGTGCTGCCGTTCGCCCCTCCTCCCGGTGCACGCCAGGCCACGCGCATGTACCTGGGACGGATGCTGCTCTCCGAGCGCGTCGACGACGTGCTCCCCGACTGGGCCTTCTTCGTGCGCGCCGTGATCGATTCCACCGGCCTCGCTCCCACCGCGAGCAGGGAATCGCTCGTCGAGGACGCGGCGCTCGAACGCGTGCGCGAGCAGCTGGGCGCCGGCATCCGCCGCTGGGTGCTCGAGCTGGGGCTGCGCGAACCCCATCGTCTCGCGCAGTTCGTCGCCGTGCACGAGGTCGGCCTCAAATCCCTGGTGCGCCACGACGAGGAGCTCGCCCACTTCATCTCCCGCTGGTTGACGGTCGAGACGACGCACGGCACGGTGCGGATCGGCGACCTCGTCGAGAGATACCCGCACATCCGCTACGCGCAGAGCGTGGACGAATTCCGCCAGGTGGCCGGCATCTCCCCCTCCGATGAGGTGCTCGTCAACGGCGGCTACCTCTACGACGCCGATCTGATCCGGATGCTGCCCGACCTCTACCCGCACGTCTCCGTCGAAAAGGTGGATGTCACGGGCGAACTCGATCGTCTCGATCCGCCACCCCTCGACGACCGCGATGCGGCCGTCGCCCTCGAAGCGCGCGCCGGTGCCGTGCTCGACGCATCCGACTGCTCCGTGGTCGTCCGGTCGATCGACCGCCCCGATCTCGCCGGGCTCTACGTGGCCGACCCCGAGGTGCTGCGGGCGATCGACCGCGGACGCACCAAGGGCGTCACCGGGGCCCTGTGGGGCGGTGTGCTGGATCGCATCGACCAGACCCTGTCATCCGCCCGCGACGACGATCTGCGCGCGCGCCTGTGCCTGAACTGGTCCAATCGGGTCGTGCGCGCCCTGGTGCGCGTGCAGGACGACGCCGTCTTCGCGCGCACCGTGCAGCTCCTCTACATCCAGGCGCTTCTCGCCGGGCACCATCCGCTCGCGGACGCCGATCGGACGCTGATGACCAGCGCCCTCGCCGACCTCGTCTCGCTCTCGACCGGCCTGGAGGGCGACACCATCCCCTTCGGCGACGCCCGCTGA
- the poxB gene encoding ubiquinone-dependent pyruvate dehydrogenase codes for MANVAENIVKTLHANGIDRVYGIPGDSLNGFTDALRKDGTIRWVHVRHEESAAFAAAADAATTGELAVVAGSCGPGNLHLINGLYDANRSRVPVLAIAAHIPTTEIGTGYFQETHPQELFRECSVYVEYVADPKQMPRLMEIAMRAAIEERGVAVLVIPGDVALADIADDRAVVIERTRPVVVPNPAELEKAATLLNAAKKVTILAGAGVEGAHDEVIALADTLGAPIVHALRGKEFIEYDNPFDVGMTGLLGFASGFRAMEAADALLVLGSDFPYEQFYPDNATTIQVDIRGAQLGKRHPLDLGLVGDVRATADALLPRLARKDDRTHLDDATAHYRKTRKKLDELAVPAKGKRPIHPQYLARLLDEYAADDAIFTADVGSPTVWAARYLSMTENRRLIGSFTHGSMANALMHGIGAQVAHPDRQVVALAGDGGLSMMLGELLTLTQNKLPVKTVVVNNSSLNFVELEMKAAGFVTYGTGLDNPSFAAIAEAMGIFARRVERSEDLPDAVREVLAHDGPALLDVVTERQELSMPPAIEAAQVKGFALYAIRTVMSGRGDELLDLAKANWRQLF; via the coding sequence ATGGCAAACGTCGCTGAGAACATCGTCAAGACTCTGCACGCCAACGGGATCGACCGTGTCTACGGCATTCCCGGGGACTCGCTGAACGGCTTCACGGATGCGCTGCGCAAAGACGGCACGATCCGATGGGTGCATGTGCGGCACGAGGAATCCGCCGCGTTCGCCGCCGCCGCCGATGCCGCAACCACCGGCGAGCTCGCCGTCGTCGCCGGATCCTGCGGGCCCGGGAACCTGCATCTGATCAACGGCCTCTACGACGCCAACCGCTCACGTGTTCCCGTGCTCGCGATCGCCGCCCACATCCCCACCACCGAGATCGGAACCGGATACTTCCAGGAGACGCATCCGCAGGAGCTCTTCCGCGAGTGCAGCGTCTACGTCGAGTACGTCGCCGATCCGAAGCAGATGCCGCGCCTGATGGAGATCGCCATGCGTGCTGCCATCGAAGAGCGCGGGGTCGCGGTGCTCGTGATCCCCGGTGACGTCGCCCTGGCAGACATCGCCGACGACCGTGCCGTCGTGATCGAGCGCACCCGCCCGGTGGTCGTGCCCAATCCGGCGGAGCTCGAGAAGGCGGCGACGCTGTTGAACGCCGCGAAGAAGGTCACGATCCTCGCCGGAGCCGGCGTCGAGGGCGCGCACGACGAGGTCATCGCGCTCGCCGACACACTGGGTGCTCCCATCGTGCATGCGCTCCGCGGCAAGGAGTTCATCGAGTACGACAACCCCTTCGACGTGGGGATGACGGGGCTTCTCGGCTTCGCTTCGGGCTTCCGGGCCATGGAGGCCGCCGACGCGCTGCTGGTGCTGGGCAGCGACTTCCCGTACGAGCAGTTCTACCCCGACAACGCGACGACGATCCAGGTCGACATCCGTGGTGCCCAGCTCGGCAAGCGGCATCCGCTCGATCTGGGGCTGGTCGGCGATGTGCGTGCCACGGCGGACGCACTGCTGCCTCGACTGGCGCGCAAGGACGACCGTACGCACCTCGACGATGCCACCGCGCACTACCGCAAGACTCGCAAGAAGCTCGACGAGCTGGCGGTGCCGGCCAAGGGCAAGCGTCCCATCCACCCGCAGTACCTCGCTCGCCTCCTGGACGAATACGCGGCCGACGATGCGATCTTCACGGCCGACGTGGGGTCGCCGACCGTGTGGGCGGCGCGATACCTCTCGATGACCGAGAACCGGCGACTGATCGGTTCGTTCACGCACGGCTCCATGGCCAATGCGCTGATGCACGGCATCGGGGCCCAGGTCGCACACCCCGACCGTCAGGTCGTGGCGCTCGCGGGTGACGGCGGCCTCTCGATGATGCTCGGCGAGCTGCTGACCCTGACGCAGAACAAGCTGCCCGTGAAGACCGTCGTGGTCAACAACTCATCGTTGAACTTCGTCGAGCTCGAGATGAAGGCCGCCGGCTTCGTGACGTACGGGACGGGGCTGGACAACCCCAGCTTCGCTGCGATCGCCGAGGCGATGGGGATCTTCGCACGCCGGGTGGAGCGGAGCGAGGACCTCCCCGACGCCGTCCGCGAAGTGCTGGCCCATGACGGTCCCGCTCTGCTCGACGTGGTCACCGAACGGCAGGAGCTCTCCATGCCGCCCGCGATCGAGGCGGCGCAGGTCAAGGGCTTCGCGCTCTACGCGATCCGCACGGTCATGTCCGGGCGTGGCGACGAACTCCTCGATCTCGCGAAAGCCAACTGGCGCCAGCTCTTCTGA
- a CDS encoding amino acid ABC transporter substrate-binding protein, translating into MSRRLIAVTALVVAAAALTACSGSSTPASTSGSGESSASSEYGLAKDGTLTVGTEGTYRPFSFHGDNGAGDLTGYDVEIIEAVADKLGLEVKFEETQWDAIFAGLDAGRFDVIANQVTINDEREAKYLFSTPYTVSPGVIVVNEDDDSISSFADLEGKTTAQSLTSNWNDLATESGAKVEGVEGWAQAVELLRQGRVDATINDKLTFLDYETTNSPTGLKIAAETEDAGEQAFAFTKDKEALVTAVDGALDELRADGTLAEISKKYFGEDVSQ; encoded by the coding sequence ATGTCCCGTCGTCTCATCGCCGTCACCGCACTCGTCGTCGCCGCCGCAGCCCTGACCGCCTGCAGCGGGTCGAGCACGCCCGCGAGCACCTCGGGCAGTGGCGAGAGCTCCGCGAGTTCGGAGTACGGTCTCGCGAAGGACGGCACGCTCACCGTCGGAACCGAGGGCACGTATCGCCCGTTCAGCTTCCACGGCGACAACGGCGCCGGTGACCTGACCGGATACGACGTGGAGATCATCGAAGCCGTCGCCGACAAGCTCGGCCTCGAGGTGAAGTTCGAAGAGACCCAGTGGGATGCAATCTTCGCGGGCCTCGACGCCGGACGCTTCGACGTGATCGCCAACCAGGTCACGATCAACGACGAGCGCGAGGCGAAATACCTCTTCAGCACGCCCTACACGGTCTCGCCCGGCGTCATCGTCGTGAACGAGGATGACGACTCGATCTCGTCGTTCGCCGACCTCGAGGGCAAGACCACCGCACAGTCGCTCACGAGCAACTGGAACGACCTCGCCACTGAATCGGGTGCCAAGGTCGAGGGCGTCGAGGGCTGGGCGCAGGCCGTCGAGCTCCTGCGTCAGGGCCGCGTCGATGCGACCATCAACGACAAGCTGACGTTCCTCGACTACGAGACGACCAACAGCCCGACCGGTCTGAAGATCGCCGCCGAGACCGAAGATGCCGGCGAGCAGGCCTTCGCGTTCACCAAGGACAAGGAAGCGCTCGTCACGGCGGTCGACGGGGCGCTCGACGAGCTGCGTGCGGACGGAACTCTGGCCGAGATCAGCAAGAAGTACTTCGGCGAAGACGTCTCGCAGTAA
- a CDS encoding NAD-dependent succinate-semialdehyde dehydrogenase, with product MSTQTEQALLDSIPTGLFIGGEWIDGETGGTFDVQDPATGAVIRTIADATPADGIRALDAAVAAQDAWAATAPRVRSEILRRAFDLVQEHKEDLALLMTLEMGKPLAEARGEVGYGGEFLRWFSEEAVRISGRYGINPEGTGHMVVSQRPVGPSFFVTPWNFPFAMATRKIAPALAAGCTVVIKPPALTPLTTMYFTKLLEEAGLPAGVVNVVQTSKSSALSAPIIADPRLRKLSFTGSTEVGRKLIAQAAEGVLRVSMELGGNAPFVVFDDADLDKAVDGALAAKFRNIGQACTAANRFIVHKDVAGEFAKRVTERVNGMKIGRGTEEGVAIGPLIDADAVAKAGELVDDAVGRGATLLAGGKAVEGTGTFYEPTVLTDVVAGSAILREEIFGPVLAIATFETEEEAVRLANDTEYGLVSYVFTENLQRGQRMIDGLETGMMGLNVGVVSNAAAPFGGVKQSGVGREGGFEGIHEYLSTKYTLIPVS from the coding sequence ATGAGCACTCAGACCGAACAGGCGCTCCTGGACAGCATCCCCACCGGCCTCTTCATCGGCGGTGAGTGGATCGACGGCGAGACCGGCGGCACGTTCGACGTGCAGGATCCCGCGACCGGTGCCGTGATCCGCACGATCGCCGACGCGACGCCCGCAGACGGCATCCGCGCCCTCGATGCGGCCGTCGCCGCGCAGGACGCGTGGGCCGCGACGGCTCCGCGCGTGCGCAGTGAGATCCTCCGCCGGGCATTCGACCTCGTGCAGGAGCACAAGGAGGACCTGGCGCTGCTCATGACGCTCGAGATGGGCAAGCCGCTCGCCGAGGCGCGTGGCGAGGTCGGCTACGGCGGCGAGTTCCTGCGCTGGTTCAGCGAGGAGGCCGTGCGCATCAGCGGCCGCTACGGCATCAACCCCGAGGGCACCGGTCACATGGTCGTGTCGCAGCGCCCGGTCGGACCGTCGTTCTTCGTGACGCCGTGGAACTTCCCGTTCGCGATGGCGACGCGCAAGATCGCTCCGGCACTCGCGGCCGGCTGCACCGTGGTGATCAAGCCCCCGGCACTCACGCCGCTGACGACGATGTACTTCACGAAGCTGCTCGAAGAGGCCGGCCTTCCCGCCGGTGTCGTCAACGTCGTGCAGACCTCGAAGTCGAGCGCGCTGTCGGCGCCGATCATCGCCGACCCGCGTCTGCGCAAGCTCTCCTTCACGGGCTCGACCGAGGTCGGACGCAAGCTCATCGCCCAGGCGGCGGAGGGCGTGCTGCGCGTGTCGATGGAACTCGGCGGCAACGCCCCGTTCGTGGTGTTCGACGACGCCGACCTCGACAAGGCCGTGGACGGTGCGCTGGCCGCGAAGTTCCGCAACATCGGACAGGCCTGCACGGCGGCGAACCGTTTCATCGTGCACAAGGACGTCGCGGGCGAATTCGCCAAGCGTGTCACCGAGCGCGTCAACGGCATGAAGATCGGCCGTGGCACCGAAGAGGGCGTGGCGATCGGACCGCTCATCGACGCGGATGCCGTCGCGAAGGCCGGCGAACTCGTCGACGATGCGGTCGGTCGCGGTGCGACGCTGCTCGCAGGTGGCAAGGCCGTGGAGGGCACGGGCACGTTCTACGAGCCGACCGTGCTGACCGATGTCGTCGCGGGAAGCGCGATCCTGCGCGAGGAGATCTTCGGACCGGTGCTCGCGATCGCGACCTTCGAGACCGAGGAAGAGGCCGTGCGCCTGGCGAACGACACCGAGTACGGACTCGTGTCGTACGTCTTCACCGAGAACCTGCAGCGCGGTCAGCGGATGATCGACGGGCTCGAGACCGGCATGATGGGTCTCAACGTGGGCGTTGTCTCGAACGCGGCCGCACCCTTCGGCGGCGTCAAGCAGTCCGGCGTCGGCCGCGAGGGCGGCTTCGAGGGCATCCACGAGTACCTGTCCACCAAGTACACGCTGATCCCGGTCTCCTGA
- a CDS encoding pyridoxamine 5'-phosphate oxidase family protein, which translates to MSAHTDPIEMLTTDRSRELLGTQELGRLVTHVGDTIDIFPVNYVVDGDGILFRTAPGSKLFELTVNTDVLFEVDDHTDTDAWSVIVRGHATALEADADVHRADAAGLRPWIPTLKRVYVRIDPTSVSGRAFRRSAEPDRDGAQEY; encoded by the coding sequence ATGAGCGCGCACACCGACCCCATCGAGATGCTGACCACCGACCGGAGCCGGGAGCTGCTCGGCACGCAGGAACTGGGAAGACTCGTCACCCACGTCGGGGACACGATCGACATCTTCCCGGTGAACTACGTGGTCGACGGCGACGGCATCCTGTTCCGCACGGCGCCAGGCAGCAAGCTGTTCGAGCTGACGGTGAACACCGACGTGCTGTTCGAGGTCGACGATCATACCGACACGGACGCCTGGAGCGTCATCGTCCGCGGGCACGCGACCGCTCTGGAGGCGGATGCGGACGTGCACCGCGCGGATGCCGCGGGCCTTCGCCCCTGGATCCCCACCCTCAAGCGCGTCTACGTGCGCATCGACCCGACGTCGGTCTCCGGGCGGGCGTTCCGTCGCAGTGCAGAGCCGGACAGGGATGGTGCTCAGGAGTACTGA
- the secE gene encoding preprotein translocase subunit SecE has translation MDQDEPRGEVVAAGATREKKGNPFSRFFGSIALFIRQVIAELRKVVTPTRKELFKFTGVVLVFVIIVMGIVYGLDFAFGLLAHWVFGIPG, from the coding sequence ATGGATCAGGACGAACCGCGCGGCGAGGTCGTCGCGGCCGGCGCCACCCGCGAGAAGAAGGGCAACCCCTTCTCCCGGTTCTTCGGGAGCATCGCCCTGTTCATCCGCCAGGTCATCGCCGAGCTCCGCAAGGTCGTCACCCCGACTCGCAAGGAGCTGTTCAAGTTCACCGGGGTGGTGCTCGTCTTCGTGATCATCGTCATGGGCATCGTCTACGGCTTGGACTTCGCCTTCGGGCTCTTGGCGCACTGGGTGTTCGGAATCCCTGGCTGA
- a CDS encoding NAD-dependent succinate-semialdehyde dehydrogenase, which translates to MTDYAVTNPATGETLASFDTFTDAQIDEAVAAADEAHREWSRSSTVAERAALVRRAAELHRERREELADIFVREMGKPREAALGEVDFAADIAEYYADQAESIMADQPIAILGEGSAIIRRSSLGPLVGIMPWNFPAYQIVRFAAPNLIVGNTILLKPAPQCPESSTAIEKIYHDAGFPKGAYQNVLATNEQIATMIADPRVQGVSLTGSERAGAAVAEIAGRNLKKVALELGGSDPFIVLSTDDLDATVQAGVDARLDNNGQACNGAKRFIIVDSLYDAFVEKFTAAMAAVEATDPMLDDTVLGPVSSETAAVNLQKQIDQAVEQGATLLTGGTRDGAFFAPTVLADVTPEMNVYREELFGPAAVVYRVADEDAAVELANDTTFGLGSYVFTTDAAQAERVADKIEAGMVYVNLVLADSPELPFGGVKRSGTARELGHLAADEFVNKKLIRIG; encoded by the coding sequence ATGACCGACTACGCCGTCACCAACCCCGCCACCGGAGAGACGCTGGCGTCCTTCGACACGTTCACGGATGCCCAGATCGATGAGGCGGTCGCCGCCGCCGACGAGGCCCACCGCGAGTGGTCGCGCTCGTCGACGGTCGCCGAGCGCGCGGCCCTCGTCCGGCGTGCCGCCGAGCTGCACCGCGAACGCCGCGAAGAGCTCGCCGACATCTTCGTGCGTGAGATGGGCAAGCCCCGCGAGGCCGCCCTGGGCGAGGTCGACTTCGCCGCCGACATCGCCGAGTACTACGCCGACCAGGCGGAGTCGATCATGGCCGACCAGCCGATCGCGATCCTGGGGGAGGGGTCGGCCATCATCCGCCGTTCCTCGCTCGGCCCGCTCGTCGGCATCATGCCGTGGAACTTCCCGGCGTACCAGATCGTGCGCTTCGCCGCTCCCAACCTGATCGTGGGCAACACGATCCTGCTCAAGCCCGCCCCGCAGTGCCCGGAGTCGTCGACCGCGATCGAGAAGATCTATCACGATGCCGGATTCCCGAAGGGCGCCTACCAGAACGTCCTCGCGACGAACGAGCAGATCGCGACGATGATCGCCGACCCGCGCGTGCAGGGCGTCTCGCTCACCGGATCCGAGCGCGCCGGTGCCGCGGTCGCCGAGATCGCCGGACGCAACCTCAAGAAGGTCGCACTCGAGCTCGGCGGCTCCGACCCGTTCATCGTGCTCTCCACCGACGACCTCGACGCCACGGTGCAGGCCGGCGTCGATGCGCGCCTCGACAACAACGGGCAGGCCTGCAACGGCGCGAAGCGCTTCATCATCGTCGACAGCCTGTACGACGCCTTCGTCGAGAAGTTCACGGCGGCGATGGCGGCCGTCGAGGCGACCGATCCCATGCTCGACGACACGGTCCTCGGTCCGGTGTCGTCCGAGACGGCTGCGGTCAACCTGCAGAAGCAGATCGACCAGGCGGTCGAGCAGGGAGCGACGCTCCTCACCGGCGGCACCCGTGACGGCGCGTTCTTCGCTCCGACCGTGCTGGCTGACGTGACGCCCGAGATGAACGTCTACCGCGAGGAGCTCTTCGGCCCCGCCGCCGTCGTCTACCGCGTGGCGGATGAGGACGCGGCGGTCGAGCTCGCGAACGACACCACCTTCGGTCTCGGCTCCTACGTCTTCACGACGGATGCCGCGCAGGCCGAGCGCGTCGCCGACAAGATCGAGGCGGGCATGGTCTACGTCAACCTCGTGCTCGCCGACAGCCCCGAGCTGCCGTTCGGCGGCGTCAAGCGCAGCGGCACGGCCCGCGAACTGGGTCACCTGGCCGCGGACGAGTTCGTCAACAAGAAGCTCATCCGCATCGGCTGA
- the nusG gene encoding transcription termination/antitermination protein NusG: MSERYSDDADWATAAEQSSEEDEAQEGNVLAEEELSVTSAEHVAVHVEDEDGEEDDTADIDIDIDDPEADAIVNDALNLDEAAESEAAAEVLNESVAEEVAEQEAEAADEVTPYDGPELGADDAQADEDSSTDEDDEDAEEDPYEAFRMDLRMLPGKWYVIHSYAGFERKVKANIEQRKSTLEVEDEIYQVEVPMEDVVEIKNGQRKMVTRVRIPGYVLVRMELTEDTWSVVRHTPGVTGFVGNAHNPTPLRFEEAFNMLKSLVEVKDVPTAKNIASKGGVAVARPLPAEVDFEVGETITIKEGSFAGLPGSISEIKPESGKLTVLVSLFERETPVELSFDQVTKMV, translated from the coding sequence GTGTCTGAACGATATTCCGACGACGCCGACTGGGCGACCGCCGCAGAGCAGTCCAGCGAGGAAGACGAGGCCCAGGAGGGCAACGTCCTCGCTGAGGAAGAGCTCTCGGTCACCTCGGCCGAACACGTCGCGGTCCACGTCGAAGATGAGGACGGCGAAGAGGATGACACGGCTGACATCGACATCGACATCGACGACCCGGAGGCGGACGCGATCGTGAACGACGCTCTCAACCTGGACGAAGCGGCTGAGTCTGAGGCTGCCGCTGAGGTCCTCAACGAATCAGTGGCCGAAGAAGTCGCCGAGCAGGAGGCGGAGGCGGCCGACGAGGTCACTCCCTACGACGGTCCCGAGCTCGGCGCTGACGACGCGCAGGCCGACGAGGACTCCTCGACGGACGAAGACGACGAGGACGCCGAGGAAGACCCGTACGAGGCCTTCCGCATGGACCTCCGCATGCTCCCGGGCAAGTGGTACGTCATCCACTCCTACGCCGGTTTCGAGCGCAAGGTGAAGGCCAACATCGAGCAGCGCAAGTCGACGCTCGAGGTCGAGGACGAGATCTACCAGGTCGAGGTCCCGATGGAAGACGTGGTCGAGATCAAGAACGGCCAGCGCAAGATGGTCACCCGCGTGCGCATCCCCGGCTATGTGCTGGTGCGCATGGAGCTCACGGAAGACACCTGGTCGGTCGTGCGGCACACCCCGGGTGTCACCGGCTTCGTGGGCAACGCCCATAACCCGACGCCGCTGCGCTTCGAAGAGGCCTTCAACATGCTGAAGTCGCTCGTCGAGGTCAAGGACGTCCCCACGGCCAAGAACATCGCGTCGAAGGGCGGCGTCGCCGTCGCTCGTCCGCTGCCGGCCGAGGTCGACTTCGAGGTCGGCGAGACCATCACGATCAAGGAGGGCTCGTTCGCGGGTCTTCCCGGTTCGATCAGCGAGATCAAGCCCGAGAGCGGCAAGCTCACGGTCCTCGTCTCCCTCTTCGAGCGCGAGACCCCGGTGGAGCTGTCGTTCGACCAGGTCACCAAGATGGTCTGA